The nucleotide sequence CCCTGGTCAGAGCATCCGCCAGGGTGAAGCGACCAGAGGCGTCAAGGCTAGAGGCAGCGCCTGGCTGTGAAACaatcacccccccctcccactccacgcGCCCCCTTCACGCACTCTGCCCTCTGCCCTCTGCagacctcccccccgccccccgttGCTCACAGGTCACCTTGTCCTGAAGGGGCAGGGGGTCGAAGGTCAGACCTCACCCCTTGGTCTGGAGGTCacagacaggggggggggggcggagggtgGAAGGTCATGCCGAAAGAAAAGACGCTCTCCACCCCTGGGCGGGGGCCCCGAGGGCCCATCCCgcagaggattggagggtggggttTTGGTCGTGGTGGATGGGGAGGGGTCAGGAGGAGATCGGCGGGTCTGGGTCGGAGTCTGGGTCTGGGGTGGTAGCAGTCGCGGCTCTGTCCTGGGAGTCCCAGACCTCGGACTGGAGGTAGTTTGCGAAAAGGGTCTTGGCTCGGTGCAGTACCCGCTGTAGGTTCTGTCTGCGGACCAGTCGGTCAAAGTGCATCGCCAGCTCGTTGTAATCCATTTGGCCGCGCAGGATCATCGCCCGGTGTTCCAGCAGCAAGGCCAGGCACAGGAACAACACAAACGGGTTCCCGTGACCAAACTCCTGAGGAGGGGGCAGAGCGGGCACAGGACCCTCATCCCCAACCTCGACCGGGGCACCCTCCCTCCCAGGACTCGCGTCCACTCCTCCGACCGGGAGACCCTCACCCCAGGACTCGCGTCCACTCCTCCGACCGGGAGACCCTCACTCCCAGGACTCGCGTCCACTCCTCCGACCGGGGCGCCCTCCCTCCCAGGACTCGCGTCCACTCCTCCGACCGGGAGACCCTCACTCCCAGGACTCGCGTCCACTCCTCCGACCGGGAGACCCTCACTCCCAGGACCCTCCGACCCTCCTCCGACCGGGGCACCCTCCCTCCTAGGACCCTCCGACCCTCCTCCGACTGGGAGACCCTCACACCCAGGACCCTCCAACCCTCCTCCGACCGGGGCACCCTCCCTCCAAGGACCCTCCAACCCTCCTCCGACTGGGAGACCCTCACTCCCAGGACCCTCAGACCCTTCTCCAACCGGGAGACCCTCACTCCCAGGACCTTTATCCTTTCCTCCGACTGGGAGACCCTCACTCCCGAGACCCTCACTCCCAGCACCCTCGCCCCCTCCTCCGACTGGGAGACCCTCACTCCCGAGACCCTCACTCCCAGGACCCTCGCCCCCTCCTCCGACTGGGAGACCCTCACTCCCGAGACCCTCACTCCCAGGACCCTCGCCCCCTCCTCCGACTGGGagaccctcaccccctcctccgACTGGGAGACCCTCACTCCCGAGACCCTCACTCCCAGGACCCTCGCCCCCCTCCTCCGACCGGGagaccctcaccccctcctccgACCGAGAGACCCTCACTCCCGAGACCCTCACTCCCAGGACCCTCGCCCCCTCCTCCGACCGGgagacccccccccccagcctcgcCGACCGGgagacccccccccccagcctcggCCCCCGCCCCGGGAGGGGGGGCCAGGACGGGGGCGGGCGCCGAGCGCCCCGGCCTGGGACCGGGAGGGACCCGGCCCCCCTCCAGTCGGAGCCGGGGCCCGGCCGGCCGCACCATGGCGCGGGGGGGGTCCGGGGGCGGGGGCCGGGGGTCGGTCAGCTCCACCTCGGCGGCGGGGGGGTCAGGCGGCAGCGAGCTCCAGGAGACCTCCAGCAGTCGGAGGGCGTCGTCGAAGGAGAACTCCCGCTTGAGCTCCAGCAGCAGCCAGCGGTAGCAGAAGAGGAGGTCATCGGCGCCGCGGGACGCCAGGTACGAGTGGAACTCCGGGTCGGCGCGGCGCAGGAGCAGCCGCAAGTGCCGGAACTTCAGCGCCATGGCCAGGCCGTCCGGCTGGAAGTTGGCCTCCAGCCGCTTCATGATGCCGCAGAAGCAGACGTAGGCTTGCCCCTCGTGGTCCATGACCGCCAGGATGGGCGAGGCGATGTCGCTCATGCCCTGGCAGTAGGAGATGCGCGGGTGGGTGACCGCGTAGGTGACCAGCAGGTCCCGCAGCGCCAGCAGGTGGGCGCTGTCCTCGGAGCCCGCGAAGTAAGGGTGGGCGCGGTCCGTGCGCAGGACGTCCTTCAGCACCATGCCGCTGACAAACTCCAGGTCCTCGGGGCACGCGCGCAGCGCCCACTCCGACTTCAGCTGCTCGTACTCCCGGGTCTTGCGCTTCATGTAGTCCATCCGCTCCTGACCGGTCAGGCCGTCCGGGTACACGTTCAGCAGGTAGCGCCACACCACCTGgcacgggcagagagagagagagagagagggagagagagagcacgggcacacacagacacacacacacacagacacacacacacacaagcattggGCAGGGGGAAGGGGCAACAGAAACTCCGTGCCACCCTCTCCCTAACCGCAGCAGTGCCCTGATCCCTGTGTAAACACGTCCCGGGGGGTGCACCGATCCCTGTGTAAACACGTCCCGGGGGTGGTGCCCCCATCCCTGTGTAATCacgtcggggggggggggggtggggaacgCCCCAATCCCTGTGTAAACACGCCCCGCACCTATCCCTATGTAAACACGTCCCGGGGGGAGGGCGGGGGTGAGCCCCCATCCCTGTGTAAACAcgtcccgggggggggggggggggggggacgccCCTATCCCTGTGTAAACACGTCCCGGGGGGAGGGCGGGGGTGAGCCCCCATCCCTGTGTAAACAcgtcccggggggggggggggggaacgccCCTATCCCTGTGTAAACACGTCCCGGGGGGAGGGGACGCCCCTATCCCTGTGTAAACACGTCCCGGGGGGAGGGGACGCCCCTATCCCTGTGTAAACACGTCCCGGGGGGAGGGGACGCCCCGATCCCTGTGTAAACACGTCCCAGGGGGGAGGGGACGCCCCTATCCCTGTGTAAACACGTCCCGGGGGGAGGGGACGCCCCGATCCCTGTGTAAACACGTCCCAGGGGGGAGGGGACGCCCCTATCACTGTGTAAACACGTCCCGGGGGGAGGGGACGCCCCTATCCCTGTGTAAACACGTCCCAGGGGGGAGGGGACGCCCCTATCACTGTGTAAACACGTCCCGGGGGGAGGGGACGCCCCTATCCCTGTGTAAACAcgtcccggggggggggggacgcCCCTATCCCTGTGTAAACAGGTCCCGGGGGGAGGGGACGCCCCTATCCCTGTGTAAACACGTCCCGGGGGGAGGGGACGCCCCTATCCCTGTGTAAATACGCCCCGGGGGGAGGGGACGCCCCTATCCCTGTGTAAACACGTCCCGGGGGGAGGGGACGCCCCTATCCCTGTGTAAACACGTCCCAGGGGGAGGGGACGCCCCTATCCCTGTGTAAACACGTCCCGGGGGGAGGGGACGCCCCTATCCCTGTGTAAACACGTCCCGGGGGGAGGGGATGCCCCTATCCCTGTGTAAACACGTCCCGGGGGGAGGGGAcgccccaatcccagtgtaaacACGTCACGGGGGGGGGACGCCCCTATCCCTGTGTAAACACGTCCCGGGGGGAGGGGACGCCCCTATCCCTGTGTAAACACATCCCGGGGGGACGCCCCTATCCCTGAGTAAACACGTCCCAGGGGGAGGGGACGCCCCTATCCCTGTGTAAACACATCCCGGGGGGAGGGGACGCCCCTATCCCTGTGTAAACACGTCCCGGGGGGAGGGGACGCCCCTATCCCTGTATAAACACGTCCCGGGGGGAGGGGACGCCCCTATCCCTGTGTAAACACGCCCCGGGGGGAGGGGACGCCCCTATCCCTGTGTAAACACGCCCCGGGGGGAGGGGACGCCCCTATCCCTGTGTAAACACGCCCCGGGGGGAGGGGACGCCCCTATCCCTGTGTAAACACGTCCCGGGGGGAGGGGACGCCCCTATTCCTGTGTAAACACGTCCCGGGGGGAGGGGACGCCCCTATCCCTGTGTAAACACGTCCCGGGGGGAGGGGACGCCCCTATCCCTGTGTAAACACGTCCCGGGGGGAGGGGACGCCCCTATCCCTGTGTAAACACGTCCCGGGGGGAGGGGACGCCCCTATCCCTGTGTAAACACGTCCCGGGGGGAGGGGAcgccccaatcccagtgtaaacACGTCCCGGGGGGAGGGGAcgccccaatcccagtgtaaacACGTCACGGGGGGAGGGGAcgccccaatcccagtgtaaacACGTCACGGGGGGGGGACGCCCCTATCCCTGTGTAAACACGTCCCGGGGGGAGGGGACGCCCCTATCCCTGTGTAAACACATCCCGGGGGGACGCCCCTATCCCTGAGTAAACACGTCCCAGGGGGAGGGGACGCCCCTATCCCTGTGTAAACACATCCCGGGGGGAGGGGACGCCCCTATCCCTGTGTAAACATGTCACAGGGGGAGGGGACGCCCCTATCCCTGTGTAAACACGTCCCGGGGGGAGGGGACgcccctgtccctgtgtaaacACGTCCCGGGGGGAGGGGACGCCCCAATCCCTGTGTAAACACGTCACGGGGGGGGGACGCCCCTATCCCTGTGTAAACACGTCCCGGGGGGAGGGGACGCCCCTATCCCTgtgtaaaccccccccccccccgggggggACGCCCTATCCCTGTGTAAACACGTCCCGGGGGAGGGGACGCCCCTATCTCTGTGTAAACACGTCCCGGGGGGAGGGGACGCCCCTATCCCTGTATAAACACGCCCCGGGGGAGGGGACGCCCCTATACCTGTGTAAACACGTCCCGGGGAGAGGGGACGCCCCTATCCCTGTGTAAACACGTCCCAGGGGGAGGGGACGCCCCTATCCCTGTGTAAACACGTCCCAGGGGGAGGGGACgcccctgtccctgtgtaaacacgtcacagggggaggggacgccccaatcccagtgtaaacACGTCCCGGGGGAGGGGACGCCCTATCCCTGTGTAAACACGTCCCGGGGGAGGGGACGCCCCTATCTCTGTGTAAACACGTCCCGGGGGGAGGGGACGCCCCGATCCCTGTGTAAACACGCCCCGGGGGAGGGGACGCCCCTATCCCTGTATAAACACGTCCTGGGGGGAGGGGACGCCCCTATCCCTGTGTAAACACGTCACAGGGGGGAGGGGCGCCCCTATCCCTGTGTAAACACGACCCGGGGGGAGGGGATGCCCCTATCCCTGTGTAAACACGTCCCGAGGGGAGGGGACGCCCCTATCCCTGTGTGAACATGTCCCAGGGGGGAGGGGACGCCCCTATCCCTGTGTAAACACGTCCCGGGGGGAGGGGACGCCCCGATCCCTGTGTAAACACGTCCCAGGGGGAGGGGACGCCCCCATCCCTGTGTAAACACGTCCCGGAGGAGGGGACGCCCCTATCCCTGTGTAAACACGTCCCGGGGGGAGGGGACGCCCCGATCCCTGTGTAAACACGCCCCGGGGGAGGGGACGCCCCTATCCCTGTATAAACATGTCCTGGGGGGAGGGGACGCCCCTATCCCTGTGTAAACACGTCACAGGGGGGAGGGGACGCCCCTATCCCTGTGTAAACACGTCCCAGGGGGAGGGGACGCCCCTATCCCTGTGTAAACACGTCCCAGGGGGAGGGGACGCCCCTATCCCTGTATAAACACGCCCCGGGGGAGGGGACGCCCCTAATACTGTGTAAACACGTCCCGGGGAGAGGGGACGCCCCTATCCCTGTGTAAACACGTCCCAGGGGGAGGGGACGCCCCTATCCCTGTGTAAACACGTCCCAGGGGGAGGGGACGCCCCTATCCCTGTGTAAACACGTCCCAGGGGGAGGGGACGCCCCCATCCCTGTGTAAACACGACCCGGGGGGAGGGGATGCCCCTATCCCTGTGTAAACACGTCCTGAGGGGAGGGGACGCCCCTATCCCTGTGTAAACACGTCCCAGGGGGAGGGGACGCCCCCATCCCTGTGTAAACACGACCCGGGGGGAGGGGACGCCCCTATCCCTGTGTAAACACGTCCCGGGGGGAGGGGACGCCCCTATCCCTGTGTGAACATGTCCCAGGGGGGAGGGGACGCCCCTATCCCTGTGTAAACACGTCCCGGGGGGAGGGGACGCCCCGATCCCTGTGTAAACACGTCCCAGGGGGAGGGG is from Chiloscyllium punctatum isolate Juve2018m unplaced genomic scaffold, sChiPun1.3 scaffold_473, whole genome shotgun sequence and encodes:
- the tbc1d25 gene encoding TBC1 domain family member 25: PLLEDWDIISPKDVIGSDAVTPERRSIATTALPLTQSIISQVGRTISKVQQVLSWSSGEEVVRPFKPPLSDAEFHTFLNHQGQLCRPEELRLRIYHGGVEPALRKVVWRYLLNVYPDGLTGQERMDYMKRKTREYEQLKSEWALRACPEDLEFVSGMVLKDVLRTDRAHPYFAGSEDSAHLLALRDLLVTYAVTHPRISYCQGMSDIASPILAVMDHEGQAYVCFCGIMKRLEANFQPDGLAMALKFRHLRLLLRRADPEFHSYLASRGADDLLFCYRWLLLELKREFSFDDALRLLEVSWSSLPPDPPAAEVELTDPRPPPPDPPRAMVRPAGPRLRLEGGRVPPGPRPGRSAPAPVLAPPPGAGAEAGGGGLPVGEAGGGGLPVGGGGEGPGSEGLGSEGLSVGGGGEGSPGRRSGRESWGEGLPVGGVDASPGREGAPVEVGDEGPVPALPPPQEFGHGNPFVLFLCLALLLEHRAMILRGQMDYNELAMHFDRLVRRQNLQRVLHRAKTLFANYLQSEVWDSQDRAATATTPDPDSDPDPPISS